A genome region from Salvia splendens isolate huo1 chromosome 19, SspV2, whole genome shotgun sequence includes the following:
- the LOC121780437 gene encoding transmembrane emp24 domain-containing protein p24delta4-like, producing MKSGEARWLWTLLMVAAAAFPAARGVWLDLPTTGSKCISEELHNNAVVLADYYAFIGEDYDVNGTTVAPSITVKVTSPYGNEIHHKEKVAHGQFAFTATEAGSYIACFSLDGDQGGKKVTVGIDWKTGIAAKDWDTVARKEKIEGLELELKKLEAAVETIHDNLIRLVTREAEMRGVSETTNARVAWYSLMALAICIVASILQVLYLRRYFRKKKLI from the exons GCGGCGCGTGGTGTGTGGTTGGACTTGCCGACCACGGGATCGAAGTGCATCTCCGAGGAGCTGCACAACAACGCCGTCGTTTTGGCCGATTACTACGCCTTCATCGGGGAGGACTACGATGTCAATGGTACTACTGTGGCTCCGTCTATCACCGTTAAG GTTACATCACCATATGGGAATGAGATCCATCATAAAGAAAAAGTCGCTCACGGTCAGTTTGCCTTCACAGCAACTGAGGCTGGGAGCTACATAGCATGCTTTTCCCTTGATGGTGATCAAGGAGGTAAAAAGGTTACTGTTGGTATCGACTGGAAAACTGGAATTGCTGCCAAAGATTGGGACACTGTTGCGAGGAAGGAAAAGATTGAG GGGCTTGAACtcgagttgaaaaaattagaagCAGCAGTGGAAACTATCCATGATAATTTGATTCGTCTGGTAACCAG GGAGGCAGAGATGAGGGGGGTTAGCGAGACTACTAATGCTAGAGTTGCGTGGTATAGTTTGATGGCCCTCGCCATCTGCATCGTGGCTTCGATTCTCCAGGTGCTGTATCTAAGGCGATATTTCAGGAAGAAGAAGCTCATTTAG